One region of Glycine max cultivar Williams 82 chromosome 9, Glycine_max_v4.0, whole genome shotgun sequence genomic DNA includes:
- the LOC100797371 gene encoding isoflavone 2'-hydroxylase gives MGMLLLLSSYSLLFLVLFLTLKSLFQSRKLRNLPPGPPPLPIIGNLNLLEQPIHRFFQRMSKEYGNIVSLWFGSRLAVVISSPTAYQECFTKHDVALANRLPSLSGKYIFYNNTTVGSCSHGEHWRNLRRITSLDVLSTQRVHSFSGIRSDETKRLVQRLLQAKNSKEGFARVEISSMFNDLTYNNIMRMISGKRFYGEESELKNVEKAREFRETVTEMLELMGVANKGDHLPFLRWFDFQNVEKRLKSISKRYDTILNEIIDENRSKKDRENSMIDHLLKLQETQPEYYTDQIIKGLALAMLFGGTDSSTGTLEWSLSNLLNHPEVLKKAKEELDTQVGQDRLLNESDLPKLPYLRKIILETLRLYPPAPILIPHVSSEDITIEGFNVPRDTIVIINGWGMQRDPHLWNDATCFKPERFDVEGEEKKLVAFGMGRRACPGEPMAMQSVSFTLGLLIQCFDWKRVSEEKLDMTENNWITLSRLIPLEAMCKARPLATKIGV, from the exons ATGggaatgttgttgttgttgtcgtctTATTCTCTCCTTTTCCTGGTTCTATTCCTTACACTGAAATCCCTTTTCCAAAGCAGAAAATTGAGAAACCTACCACCAGGTCCTCCTCCTCTTCCCATAATAGGTAACCTTAACCTCCTCGAACAACCAATTCACCGTTTCTTCCAACGCATGTCCAAAGAATATGGAAACATCGTTTCACTCTGGTTCGGTTCACGTCTTGCCGTTGTCATTTCCTCACCAACAGCATACCAAGAATGCTTCACCAAACACGACGTTGCCTTGGCCAACCGGCTACCTTCTCTCTCGGGAAAATACATATTCTACAACAACACCACCGTAGGGTCCTGCTCCCACGGGGAGCACTGGCGGAACCTCCGCCGCATCACCTCCCTGGACGTCCTCTCCACGCAGCGAGTCCACTCTTTCTCCGGAATCCGAAGCGACGAGACGAAAAGGTTGGTACAGAGGTTGCTGCAGGCCAAGAACTCCAAGGAGGGTTTTGCGCGCGTGGAGATAAGTTCCATGTTCAATGACTTGACCTACAACAACATCATGAGGATGATATCAGGGAAGAGGTTTTACGGAGAGGAGAGTGAGTTGAAGAACGTTGAGAAAGCGAGGGAGTTCAGAGAGACAGTGACAGAGATGCTAGAACTCATGGGGGTGGCTAATAAGGGAGATCACTTACCTTTCCTAAGGTGGTTCGATTTTCAGAATGTGGAGAAGCGTTTGAAGAGTATTAGTAAAAGGTATGATACCATCTTGAATGAGATCATTGATGAGAACCGTAGCAAGAAGGACCGCGAGAATTCCATGATTGATCATCTTCTCAAACTGCAAGAGACTCAGCCTGAGTACTACACTGACCAAATCATCAAAGGCCTtgctttg GCCATGCTTTTTGGCGGAACTGACTCATCAACGGGAACCTTAGAGTGGTCGCTATCTAATTTATTGAATCACCCAGAGGTgttgaagaaagcaaaagaagaattGGACACTCAAGTAGGACAAGACCGCTTGTTAAATGAGTCAGACCTTCCAAAACTTCCTTATCTTAGAAAGATCATTCTTGAGACACTTAGGTTGTATCCTCCAGCTCCAATTCTAATACCTCATGTGTCTTCAGAAGATATCACTATTGAAGGATTCAATGTCCCACGAGACACAATTGTGATCATTAATGGTTGGGGCATGCAGAGAGATCCTCATTTGTGGAATGATGCCACATGCTTTAAACCTGAGAGGTTTGATGTGGAAGGAGAGGAGAAAAAGTTGGTAGCATTTGGAATGGGAAGAAGGGCTTGCCCAGGAGAACCCATGGCTATGCAAAGTGTCAGCTTTACTTTGGGATTATTGATTCAATGTTTTGACTGGAAACGAGTAAGTGAGGAAAAGCTTGATATGACCGAGAATAATTGGATTACCTTGTCAAGGTTAATTCCATTGGAAGCCATGTGCAAGGCTCGTCCACTCGCCACTAAAATTggagtttaa